Proteins from a single region of Theobroma cacao cultivar B97-61/B2 chromosome 10, Criollo_cocoa_genome_V2, whole genome shotgun sequence:
- the LOC18586958 gene encoding pentatricopeptide repeat-containing protein At2g19280: MKASFSVFNKLLFRRKTPFWHIPSKNSVSVSSSLLESQHVITQHSQVCNPLSLIKSILWKRGWNINPDNLCPIDFNESSVIGILTHLFEESLDAELALYFFKLSERCVGSLHSVKSVCKMIHILVSGNMNHRAVDFILRLVRISCSKDVSEDLLLKLFYETHSDRMVLETVCSMLVDCYIKENEVGLALELACKMKSFNMIPSIGVCNSLLKALLELNELDLAWDFLDQMLRQGSGLNVAIVSLFIDKYCRKGQLLSAWTFLMEMKNYGIKPDVVAYTIIIDSLCKVSCLGEATSLLFKITRLGISPDSVLVSSVVEGHCKAGKPKEAINVINFFNLKPNIFVYNSFISKLCADGDMVEASLIFQDMFELGLLPDCVSYTTIIGGYCKDQDMNRAFQYFGKMLKCGIKPSVTTYTVLIDACCKSEDLEMAECLFQKMIMAGLVPDIVTFNTVIDGYGKKGHLHKAFMLLDMMRSAGISPDVTTYNIIIHSLIERGFTNEAKVILDELVQRGISPDMVTFTNIIDGLSKKGDFEEAFLIWFYMSERHVKPDVVTCSALLNGYCRVRRMEEANTLFLRMLDVGLNPDLVLYNTLIHGFCRTGNMDEACNLVTMMVRNGILPNNVTHQAFVLGFEKKWVKNPEESAALKLQQLLLRHDIHVDVD; this comes from the coding sequence ATGAAAGCTTCGTTTTCAGTCTTCAACAAGCTCTTATTCAGGAGAAAAACCCCATTCTGGCATATCCCATCTAAGAATTCGGTATCAGTTTCTTCATCTCTTTTAGAATCCCAACATGTTATCACCCAACACTCTCAGGTATGCAATCCCCTGAGTCTGATCAAATCAATACTCTGGAAACGCGGTTGGAATATAAACCCTGACAACTTATGCCCCATTGATTTCAATGAGTCGAGTGTAATCGGGATTTTGACTCATTTGTTTGAGGAAAGTTTGGATGCTGAGCTTGCTTTGTACTTCTTCAAGTTGTCTGAACGTTGCGTTGGATCATTGCACTCGGTTAAGTCAGTATGTAAAATGATACATATCTTAGTTTCCGGGAACATGAATCATAGAGCAGTGGATTTTATTCTACGTCTTGTGAGAATTAGCTGTAGCAAAGATGTTTCGGAGGATTTATTGTTGAAACTCTTTTATGAGACACATAGTGATAGAATGGTTTTAGAAACTGTGTGTAGCATGCTTGTTGATTGTTATATTAAGGAAAACGAGGTTGGTTTGGCTTTAGAATTAGCATGTAAAATGAAGAGTTTTAACATGATTCCGTCAATTGGGGTTTGTAATTCATTACTTAAGGCGTTGTTAGAGTTAAATGAATTGGACTTAGCTTGGGACTTTCTGGACCAAATGCTGAGGCAAGGAAGTGGTTTAAATGTTGCGATTGTTAGTTTGTTTATTGACAAGTACTGCCGTAAAGGCCAACTTTTAAGTGCCTGGACATTTCTGATGGAAATGAAAAACTATGGGATTAAACCAGACGTTGTTGCATATACAATCATAATTGACTCACTCTGCAAGGTGTCTTGTCTAGGAGAAGCAACTTCTTTGCTGTTCAAAATAACTAGATTGGGTATCTCTCCAGATTCAGTTTTGGTTAGTTCTGTTGTTGAGGGTCACTGTAAAGCAGGAAAACCAAAAGAAGCAATTAATGttataaatttctttaatcttaagccaaatatttttgtatacaatAGCTTTATCTCAAAGTTGTGTGCAGATGGTGACATGGTAGAAGCTTCTCTGATCTTTCAAGATATGTTTGAGTTGGGCTTGCTTCCAGATTGTGTTAGTTATACTACTATAATTGGAGGCTATTGTAAAGATCAGGACATGAATAGAGCCTTTCAATATTTTGGGAAAATGCTAAAATGTGGAATTAAGCCATCTGTGACTACATACACAGTGCTCATTGATGCTTGCTGCAAGTCTGAGGACTTGGAAATGGCAGAGTGTTTGTTTCAGAAGATGATAATGGCAGGGTTGGTACCTGATATTGTTACATTCAACACTGTAATAGATGGCTACGGAAAGAAGGGCCACTTGCATAAGGCCTTTATGCTTCTAGATATGATGAGATCAGCTGGCATCTCTCCCGATGTTACGACCTATAACATTATTATTCACAGCCTAATTGAAAGAGGATTTACAAATGAGGCAAAAGTTATTCTGGATGAGCTTGTACAAAGGGGTATTTCTCCTGATATGGTGACATTCACTAATATTATAGATGGGCTCTCCAAAAAAGGGGACTTTGAGGAAGCATTTCTCATATGGTTTTACATGAGTGAACGCCATGTGAAACCTGATGTCGTGACTTGCAGTGCTTTACTTAATGGCTACTGCAGGGTACGCCGGATGGAAGAAGCTAACACTCTGTTTCTTAGGATGCTTGATGTTGGGTTGAATCCAGACCTGGTATTATACAACACTCTCATTCATGGATTTTGTAGAACTGGAAACATGGATGAGGCATGCAACTTGGTGACAATGATGGTTCGAAATGGCATCCTACCAAATAACGTTACTCATCAGGCGTTCGTCCTTGGATTTGAGAAAAAGTGGGTCAAAAATCCCGAAGAAAGTGCAGCTTTGAAACTTCAACAACTTCTGCTGAGACATGATATCCATGTTGATGTTGATTAG